TGTGTTGTCTCCTCAACCAGTTGGGTCGTTTTTAAAACCCCTCATGGGCATTATAGCATGGGAAAAATTACATTTTTTCTCCACTGTTTGACAAAATTAGGGTACACTTTGGGGTATGTCTCGTTGGATTGGTTTCATCTTGGTTATTCTGATCGGTATTGGCCTGGGGTTATTCTATGGCCTGACGGTTGACCCCGTGGCGTTTGTAGATACCACGCCCGACAGCCTGCGCGAAGATTATCGCGCCGATTATGTGCTCATGGTCGCGGAAGTTTATCAGGCAGAGCGTGATGCCGCCGCGGCAATTGCGCGTTTGGCTTTTCTGGGAGATGAGGAACCGCTGGTGCTGATCCAAAATGTGGCGAAATTCGCTGCCGATGTGGGCTATACCGCGGCCGATCTTGATAAACTCGATGCGCTTTTCGACGCTGTGTTGGCCTGGTACGATAATCCGTTGGGAGATGAGACGCCATGAGGGAGAGTCGGGGTTCGTGGTATTTGCTCAGTGGGTTGATTATCGGTGTGGTGGCGGGGCTGGTGATTTCATGGATGCTGCCGCCTGCCGCGGTTTCGAATTCTGCGCCGAATTCGCTGCGCCCGGATTATAAAGATGCCTACCGCGCGCTGGTGGCTTTGGCCTACGATGCCACGGGCGACCAGACCCGCGCCAATGCTCGTCTGGCTTTGCTGGCGGATGATGATCCAGCCGGGGTGCTGGCTGCGCAGAGTCAGCGTTATTTGGCAGAGGGTTTTTCGTACAACGAAGCCCTGGCGCTGGCGCGGCTTTCGTCGGCGTTGGGTGAAGTTCCTGAACCTGCCCCGCGCACACCCACGGGCCAGGCGGAGTCGCTTGCTACGGTCTCCCCGCTGGATGGTACGCCGGAAGATGGACTTCCCTCGGAGACGGTATCTGCTGAAAACGCGGCAACCACCCTCGAGGTAGAAAGTGAAGCCACGCTTGCGGCGACATCTGGCCCCTCGCCTACGATTACCCTCACGCGCACGCCAATCCCCACGTTCACGCCCCTGCCAACGCTAACGCTCACACCTACGCTTTCACCGCCGTATGTGTTAAAGAATCAGGCGTTGGTTTGCGAGCCGGTTTCACAGGACTCGACGATTCAAATTGTGGTGACGAATGCTGCGGGTGAAGGGGTTCCTGGCGTGGAGGTGATTGTACAGTGGCCGGGCGGCGAAGAGCACTTTTATACCGGTCTGAAACCCGAAATGGGGCTGGGGTATGCCGATTTTGAGATGACCCCCGAACAGACCTATACGCTGCATATTGCCGAGGGCGGCGAGCCGGTTGCCCTGTTTGTGCCCGAATGCGCTGACGGGGGACAACGTTATTGGGGCGGTTGGCGGCTGGTGTTCACGCATCCGTAGAAAAATAAACTTATAGCCACGAAGGGCACAAAGGCACACACAGCAAAAATTTCGTGAACCTTCGTGTTCTTTGTGGTTTCAAATAATCTTATGCTGAAAAATAATCGTCTTTTTTGGATGGCGGCGCTGACCCTGGCGGGGCTGGCTGCCGTGCTGATATGGATTTTTATCCCCAGGCTGGCGGCTAACCCCGATGACGCGGCCGCGGGCAACCGAATTGGCTTTGGCTCCGATGCGGTGCGCGCCGAGATCGTTGCGATTGTGGAAGAGGGTACGGTGCAGGTGGGCAACGTGGAGCAGGAATATCAATTGCTGCGGGTGGAGTTGCTCGAAGGCGATTGGGCGGGTACCCAGCTCGAAGTGGATTATGGCAAACGGCAGACACGCCCCGAGGGGTTGAATCTGGATGTGGGCGATCGCGTGATTGTGAGCGTGGGCAAAAACCTCGATGGTTATATTACGGCCTTTTTTATGGATTTTGTGCGCACGCGCCCAATTGCGGTTTTGTTTGCCACTTTTGTGATCTTTAGTGTGCTGATTAGCGGCTGGAAAGGTGTGCGCGGCCTGATCGGGATGGCAATCAGCCTGGGGGTAATTGTGTTCTATATCATCCCGCAGATTTTGCAAGGCCGCGATCCGCTTTGGGTGAGTGTCAGTGGGGCGTTTTTCTTGCTGGCGGTGACACTGTATCTGGTGTACGGCTGGACGTTGAAAACCCATGCCGCGGTGTTGGGGACGCTGCTCTCGTTGATGATTACGGCGCTGCTGGCGGGCTTTTTTGTCGATCTGACGCGTCTGACCGGCTTCGGCAACGAAGATGTGCTCTTTTTGGTGCAGCAGGCCGATGTGCAGCTTAATTTGCGCGGGCTGGTCTTGGGGGGTATGTTGATTGGCGCGCTGGGCGTGCTGGACGATCTGGTTATCACGCAGGCTTCAGTGGTATTTGAACTGCATGGCCTGGATCCGGGTTTGAGGCTGCGCGAGTTATATCAGCGGGCGATGCGCGTGGGACAAGATCATGTGGCCGCGACAGTGAATACGCTGGTGCTGGCCTACGCCGGGGCCGCCTTGCCGATGTTTTTGTTATTCTCACTTTCGGGGGAGCAGTTTGGCTTTTTACTCAATCTGGAATATGTGGCCGAAGAGGTGGTACGCACATTGGTTGGTTCTTTAGGTTTGTTTGCCGCCGTGCCGCTGACGACGCTGCTATCCTGTCTGATTGCTTTGTATCATCATCGTCTGGGACCCATCCGCCGCTATCTTGGCCCGGAGACGGGGAGCGGCGGACATAGCCATAGCCATTAAAAATAAAGCGCAGTTGCAACTGCGCTTTATTTTTTTGCTGTGTTTCTGAATGTATCTAAATCGCTTATAATTTAGATGATTGTTATCTTGTTTTGAGGGTAACCAACCCCCTGACGCGGTGTTGTATTCATGGGCAGCCAACGATATATAGGAGCGATGGTGAAGGTTTCGAGGTTTGATAACAGGTTATTCCCCTGGTTGGCGGGCGGCATCGCGCTGATGTTGTCTGCCGCGTTTGTGTTGTGGGATACAACCTGGGGAGAACGCCATTCGGAAGCGATGCATACGCTTGTCGAAGCCGTTTTTGTTGCTTTGCTCTTTGGGGTTATATACTGGTTTTGGGTACAGCGAACACGCACACAGGATGAAATGCGCATCCAGCTTCGACAGGCTGAAATTACCAATACCCAAATCCATGAGAGTAGCCGCCGTTTGGAAGCGGTATTTCGCATCAATCGAATATCCGTTGAAGCGAATGATGAGCGCGAAATGATTAATTTGGCGCTGCAACTTTCGGCTGAATTGACGGGTGCCAAAGGGGCTTCATTCGTGCCGTTGGATGAACATTGTCAGCCGTTGGCGGTGATTAATTTTGGTGAGCAGCCTCCGGAGAAGTTGAACGCGCTGATTGAATATCTGGCCTCGCCAGAAGTGCATGAGCGTTGTTCGACTTGTTCGCGTCAAGATGGGATTGAAACATGCCCTATGTTGGCTCAATTCTCTGGAGATGAAATGCGTATCTTTTGTTTTCCGCTTAATCGCGGGGAACATAAATTTGGCATGTTGAATCTGTATATGCCCAAAAAAAGCAATTTGCTACCCGAAACGCGCAGCTTTGTTCAGGCAATGGCTGATGAAATTGCCTTATCGTTGGATGGCGTTCGTTTGCGGCAACGTGAACTGACGACTTTGCGACAATTGCAGCGGGTGCGCGCCAAAGCCGATCTCGAAGGCTTGCTCGCCCAGATGCTGGAAAATGTGCGCGCGGCGCTGGAAACTGATTTCGCCACGCTGATATTGCAAGAGGGCAATAGCGAGAACACAGTACATCGGCTGACTTCGGGCGAAATTCCGGATGCCGGAGGGTCGTTAGTGATGAATTTTCTGATGAGTGCATTGCAATCTGGCGAACCAATTCGGGTTGGGGAGATAGCCAGCGGGCAGGATGCAGCCCATAATAATTGCTCGGTGATGGCTGTGCCGTTGATTTCGCAGAATAACCATACTTTGGGCAGTATCCTGGTGGGGAATCGCCGGGCAACGCAATTCCAGGTGCGGCAACTGGCTTTGCTGCAAACCGTTGCTGGACAAGTGGCCCTGGTGATTCATAACGCCCATCTGATGACCGAATTGGAATATAACACCACACTGGGGGAGCGCACGCGGCTGGCACGCGAAATTCATGATGGATTGGCGCAAACATTGGGTTTTTTAAAACTTCAAATGATTCAAATGCAAAAAGCCTTCGATCAGCAAAATTTCGACCAATTGAAACGCGGCATTACGCTGAGTTATCAGGCTGTTTCGAGCGCCTATGAAGATGCGCGTGAAGCTATTGATGATTTGTTCATGGATCCATCAGAAAATAGTTTTATTGGGTGGGTTGAACAAATTGCGGCTGAGTTTGAAGAAAATACAGCGATAACGGTATCGACCAGTGGCGTTAATGCAGAAATTAATTTGCCGCCCGAAATTCAAATCCAGTTGATCCGGATTATTCAGGAATCGCTGAGTAATATTCGCAAGCACGCGGA
The sequence above is drawn from the Chloroflexota bacterium genome and encodes:
- a CDS encoding YibE/F family protein, with the protein product MLKNNRLFWMAALTLAGLAAVLIWIFIPRLAANPDDAAAGNRIGFGSDAVRAEIVAIVEEGTVQVGNVEQEYQLLRVELLEGDWAGTQLEVDYGKRQTRPEGLNLDVGDRVIVSVGKNLDGYITAFFMDFVRTRPIAVLFATFVIFSVLISGWKGVRGLIGMAISLGVIVFYIIPQILQGRDPLWVSVSGAFFLLAVTLYLVYGWTLKTHAAVLGTLLSLMITALLAGFFVDLTRLTGFGNEDVLFLVQQADVQLNLRGLVLGGMLIGALGVLDDLVITQASVVFELHGLDPGLRLRELYQRAMRVGQDHVAATVNTLVLAYAGAALPMFLLFSLSGEQFGFLLNLEYVAEEVVRTLVGSLGLFAAVPLTTLLSCLIALYHHRLGPIRRYLGPETGSGGHSHSH
- a CDS encoding GAF domain-containing protein; this encodes MGSQRYIGAMVKVSRFDNRLFPWLAGGIALMLSAAFVLWDTTWGERHSEAMHTLVEAVFVALLFGVIYWFWVQRTRTQDEMRIQLRQAEITNTQIHESSRRLEAVFRINRISVEANDEREMINLALQLSAELTGAKGASFVPLDEHCQPLAVINFGEQPPEKLNALIEYLASPEVHERCSTCSRQDGIETCPMLAQFSGDEMRIFCFPLNRGEHKFGMLNLYMPKKSNLLPETRSFVQAMADEIALSLDGVRLRQRELTTLRQLQRVRAKADLEGLLAQMLENVRAALETDFATLILQEGNSENTVHRLTSGEIPDAGGSLVMNFLMSALQSGEPIRVGEIASGQDAAHNNCSVMAVPLISQNNHTLGSILVGNRRATQFQVRQLALLQTVAGQVALVIHNAHLMTELEYNTTLGERTRLAREIHDGLAQTLGFLKLQMIQMQKAFDQQNFDQLKRGITLSYQAVSSAYEDAREAIDDLFMDPSENSFIGWVEQIAAEFEENTAITVSTSGVNAEINLPPEIQIQLIRIIQESLSNIRKHAEANHVVIACDWQGKEVFLEISDNGCGFFPSETQGASRHGLRGMRERADLIGADFQLTSRPGAGAAVHLRWTPTPAQVVYE